The segment GGGCGCCGTCACGCGGGTCGTGGGGCGGTGCACGCTGCGCCGACGCGAACGTAAATACGTCGACAGCGCCCCTCGGTGCGCGGCAAAGTGGCCGTCCGTGACGAGCAGTGAACTGTGGACCCGGGCGACCGCCGACCGCTACGACGCCGAGGAGGCCGAAGCGTCATCGGCTGCCTTTCTCGGACCGACTCTGGCCTTCCTCGCCGAGCTCGCCGGAGACGGCCGGGCACTGGAGTTCGCCATCGGGACCGGACGCGTGGGCGTCCCGCTCCGGGAACGCGGCGTGCCGGTGGTGGGCATCGAGCTGTCCGAGCACATGGCAGCGGTGCTGCGGCACAAGGTCGACGAGCGCACGCTCCCGGTGACCATCGGGGACATGGCCACCACCGTCGTTCCCGGCGAGTTCACCCTGGTCTATCTCGTCTACAACACCATCACGAACCTGCTCACGCAGGACGAGCAGGTCGAGTGCTTCCGGAACGCCGCGCGTCATCTGGAGCCCGGCGGCCGATTCGTCATCGAATTGGGTGTGCCGCCGCTGCGGTTCCTGCCGCCCGGCCAGGTCGCGGTGCCGTTCGACGTCTCCGATCAGCATCTCGGCTTCGACACCTTCGACCTGGTCGAGCAGATTCTCGTCTCGCACCACTTCACCCGCGACGCCGACGACGGCCGCTATCGCCGCGACAACTCCCGGCACCGGTACGCCTGGCCGGCAGAGCTCGACCTGATGGCCCGGATCGCTGGACTCGAACTGGAACGACGCGTCGCGGACTGGGACGGGACTCCGTTCACCCAGGACTCCGCGAAGCACATCTCC is part of the Streptomyces sp. NBC_00250 genome and harbors:
- a CDS encoding class I SAM-dependent DNA methyltransferase, whose product is MTSSELWTRATADRYDAEEAEASSAAFLGPTLAFLAELAGDGRALEFAIGTGRVGVPLRERGVPVVGIELSEHMAAVLRHKVDERTLPVTIGDMATTVVPGEFTLVYLVYNTITNLLTQDEQVECFRNAARHLEPGGRFVIELGVPPLRFLPPGQVAVPFDVSDQHLGFDTFDLVEQILVSHHFTRDADDGRYRRDNSRHRYAWPAELDLMARIAGLELERRVADWDGTPFTQDSAKHISVWRKPT